From the genome of Chroicocephalus ridibundus chromosome 1, bChrRid1.1, whole genome shotgun sequence, one region includes:
- the SLC25A6 gene encoding ADP/ATP translocase 3, producing the protein MADQAISFLKDFLAGGVAAAISKTAVAPIERVKLLLQVQHASKQIAADKQYKGIIDCVVRIPKEQGVLSFWRGNLANVIRYFPTQALNFAFKDKYKQVFLGGVDKHTQFWRYFAGNLASGGAAGATSLCFVYPLDFARTRLAADVGKAGADREFSGLGDCLVKITKSDGLRGLYQGFNVSVQGIIIYRAAYFGIYDTAKGMLPDPRNTHIVISWMIAQTVTAVAGVVSYPFDTVRRRMMMQSGRKGADIMYSGTIDCWRKIARDEGGKAFFKGAWSNVLRGMGGAFVLVLYDEFKKVI; encoded by the exons ATGGCGGACCAGGCCATCTCCTTCCTCAAGGACTTTCTGGCGGGCGGCGTCGCCGCCGCCATCAGCAAGACGGCGGTGGCGCCCATCGAGCGGGTCAAGCTTTTGCTACAG gtaCAACATGCAAGTAAACAAATTGCCGCTGATAAGCAGTACAAGGGTATCATCGATTGTGTAGTGCGTATTCCAAAGGAACAAGGGGTGCTGTCTTTCTGGCGAGGAAACTTGGCAAACGTCATCAGATACTTCCCAACTCAAGCTCTCAACTTCGCCTTCAAGGATAAGTATAAGCAGGTGTTCTTGGGAGGTGTAGACAAGCACACTCAATTCTGGAGGTATTTTGCTGGTAACCTGGCTTCTGGTGGTGCAGCTGGAGCCACTTCCCTCTGCTTTGTCTACCCCTTGGATTTTGCAAGAACCCGTTTGGCTGCTGATGTCGGAAAAGCTGGTGCAGACAGAGAATTCTCTGGTCTAGGGGACTGTCTAGTCAAAATTACCAAGTCTGATGGTCTGCGTGGCTTGTATCAAGGGTTCAATGTCTCTGTCCAAGGCATCATCATCTATAGAGCTGCCTACTTTGGGATCTATGATACAGCAAAAG GCATGCTCCCAGATCCCAGAAATACTCATATTGTTATCAGTTGGATGATTGCCCAGACGGTGACTGCTGTGGCTGGTGTGGTCTCCTATCCTTTTGATACAGTGCGGCGTAGAATGATGATGCAGTCAGGACGCAAAGGAG CTGATATCATGTACTCTGGAACAATTGACTGCTGGCGGAAGATTGCAAGGGATGAGGGAGGAAAGGCCTTCTTCAAGGGTGCATGGTCTAATGTTCTCAGAGGAATGGGGGGTGCTTTTGTGCTTGTGCTGTACGATGAATTCAAGAAAGTCATTTAA